From the Halorhabdus utahensis DSM 12940 genome, one window contains:
- a CDS encoding alpha/beta hydrolase, producing MSDPTIHQGIPYADRESGEMKLDLYVPERENPPLVVYVHGGGWIAATRSNIPDPAKYAAEWGCAIASVSYRLQEAPDGAGVEEMYDPDNPTPRGSFPDHFVDVKAAIRWLRAHAEDYGYDADQIAAWGSSAGGHLALLAGVVDDVTDLGDAFADEVEKTVAPAESGAVQAVISWYGATDFRLIEDMSDEAQDDDGLIPLLLGGPQSEHPERWAQASPVTHVTPESPPALLMHGRKDEVVAVEHSRQFFDALENAGVDAVFYELHDLNHVWVERVEEIEGERVAMDLLAADPTHAQSVYEATHVEEGGSPDRLFGDLPPAGPEAILEFLERTIK from the coding sequence ATGAGCGACCCGACTATCCACCAGGGCATCCCCTACGCTGACCGTGAAAGCGGTGAGATGAAACTCGATCTGTACGTCCCGGAACGTGAGAACCCGCCACTCGTCGTCTACGTCCACGGTGGTGGCTGGATCGCGGCGACGCGCTCGAACATCCCCGATCCCGCGAAGTACGCCGCCGAGTGGGGCTGCGCCATCGCCAGCGTCAGCTACCGCCTCCAGGAAGCGCCCGACGGTGCTGGCGTCGAAGAGATGTACGACCCGGACAACCCCACCCCGCGGGGGAGTTTCCCCGACCACTTCGTCGACGTGAAAGCCGCGATTCGATGGCTTCGCGCACACGCTGAGGACTATGGCTACGACGCCGACCAGATCGCCGCGTGGGGCTCCTCCGCGGGTGGGCATCTCGCGCTGCTCGCGGGCGTCGTCGACGACGTTACCGACCTCGGGGACGCCTTCGCCGACGAGGTCGAGAAGACCGTCGCGCCCGCGGAATCCGGTGCCGTCCAGGCGGTCATCAGCTGGTACGGTGCCACCGACTTCCGGCTCATCGAAGACATGAGCGACGAGGCACAAGACGACGATGGACTCATCCCGCTGTTGCTGGGCGGCCCCCAGTCTGAACACCCCGAGCGGTGGGCACAGGCCAGCCCCGTCACGCACGTCACGCCCGAGAGCCCGCCAGCGCTGTTGATGCACGGCCGCAAGGACGAAGTGGTCGCCGTCGAACACAGCCGGCAGTTTTTCGACGCGCTGGAGAACGCCGGGGTGGACGCAGTCTTCTACGAATTACACGACTTGAACCACGTCTGGGTCGAGCGTGTCGAGGAGATCGAAGGCGAACGTGTGGCGATGGACCTGCTCGCGGCGGATCCGACCCACGCCCAGTCGGTCTATGAGGCCACACATGTCGAGGAAGGCGGGTCACCCGATCGCCTCTTCGGTGATCTCCCACCCGCTGGTCCCGAAGCGATCCTGGAGTTTCTCGAACGAACTATCAAGTGA
- a CDS encoding sensor histidine kinase codes for MTGLATGSQWLVQPGVPAASLQALIVVMLGGASLLIVGYVDRRIEWVDWTTVAVWSAGGALGGVALGLWIVGDGTGSLVAILQAAVGGAVAGGLAGTKNSRTRQALGSADRDRNRWKSLFERAPTAVADLSLSENTFSIVAVNDEFQKSFPTDGNYEGQQFRSVVDLDDVDEDLHTAAEAGTPLTSEFSISVSGDTRYYRLRLIPYQYDGTRRAFAIITDGTSLKKTQQDLQTAVAELSEKNERLEQFASVVSHDLRNPLHVAAGNLELVDAPGDQQHLERTATALDRIETLIDDLLTLAREGKSVGDLEPVALGSAATQAWNTVDAEEMTLTVDTEVRILADEDRLQQLFENLFRNAREHAGNDITVTVGDLGNGEGFFVSDDGPGIPADEHEDVFEPGNSSKSDGTGLGLDIVRTIARGHDWRVAVTASSQGGAQFEFRNLEYP; via the coding sequence ATGACTGGGCTCGCAACCGGGAGCCAATGGCTGGTTCAACCGGGTGTGCCGGCTGCATCATTGCAAGCACTGATCGTGGTCATGCTCGGCGGCGCGTCACTGCTGATAGTTGGATATGTCGACCGCCGCATCGAGTGGGTAGACTGGACGACAGTGGCAGTCTGGAGCGCTGGCGGGGCGCTTGGAGGCGTTGCGCTTGGGTTATGGATCGTGGGCGATGGGACTGGTTCGCTCGTCGCAATCCTACAGGCGGCGGTCGGCGGTGCAGTAGCGGGCGGACTTGCCGGCACGAAGAACAGCCGAACCAGGCAGGCCCTGGGGAGCGCCGACCGCGATCGAAACCGGTGGAAATCGCTGTTCGAGCGGGCACCAACCGCGGTCGCAGATCTGTCTCTCAGCGAGAACACGTTTTCCATTGTTGCCGTGAACGACGAGTTTCAGAAGAGCTTCCCGACCGATGGAAACTACGAGGGACAGCAATTCAGATCCGTCGTTGACCTCGATGACGTCGACGAGGACCTTCACACCGCCGCCGAGGCAGGGACGCCACTCACGAGCGAGTTCTCCATATCGGTGTCCGGCGACACTCGATACTACCGTCTCCGACTGATTCCGTACCAGTACGACGGGACACGACGTGCGTTTGCGATCATCACGGACGGGACCAGCCTCAAGAAGACTCAACAGGATCTCCAGACTGCCGTCGCCGAGCTCTCGGAGAAGAACGAGCGACTCGAACAGTTTGCAAGCGTCGTCAGTCACGATCTCCGGAACCCGCTGCATGTCGCAGCCGGGAACCTCGAACTCGTGGACGCACCGGGCGACCAACAGCATCTGGAACGGACCGCCACTGCGCTCGATCGGATCGAGACCCTGATCGACGATCTGCTCACGCTCGCCCGAGAAGGCAAATCTGTCGGCGACCTGGAGCCGGTTGCGCTCGGTTCAGCGGCCACGCAGGCGTGGAATACCGTCGACGCGGAGGAGATGACACTCACTGTAGACACTGAGGTAAGGATACTGGCGGACGAAGACCGGCTCCAACAGCTGTTCGAGAATCTCTTCCGGAACGCGCGTGAACACGCTGGGAACGACATCACGGTCACCGTCGGCGATCTTGGCAACGGGGAAGGATTTTTCGTGTCCGATGATGGCCCGGGCATCCCCGCGGATGAACACGAGGACGTTTTCGAACCGGGCAACTCATCGAAATCGGACGGGACTGGCCTCGGTCTCGACATCGTTCGGACGATCGCTCGCGGCCACGACTGGCGTGTCGCTGTGACGGCGTCGTCCCAGGGCGGCGCGCAGTTCGAGTTTCGGAACCTGGAATATCCCTGA
- a CDS encoding alpha/beta fold hydrolase: MSGQGEIPAHWERGFVQANGIELHYCRTNGSGPPVVVSHGFTDDGYCRLDLARELGDDFDVVLYDARGHGRSAAPDDKYGAFARAADLLGVLDALDLEDPILFGHSMGADTVTKAASDQPARPRAVILEDPVWMLEGVNEVIEEDPGADIAEQIAWWRDHSVEELLEADPMFSDLAERGQPDLARRVAEARQRLRPEIGRVSEGEFVDPTETYGDIEAPTLILKADAEEAEREREREIADILPDGRIVHVENAGHCVFWDERERATEELRAFLETV, from the coding sequence ATGAGTGGACAAGGGGAGATCCCGGCGCACTGGGAGCGTGGCTTCGTCCAGGCCAACGGCATCGAGTTGCACTACTGCCGGACGAACGGATCGGGGCCGCCAGTCGTCGTCTCTCACGGCTTCACCGACGACGGGTACTGTCGGCTCGACCTCGCCCGTGAACTCGGCGACGACTTCGACGTCGTGCTGTACGACGCCCGCGGGCACGGCCGCTCGGCAGCCCCCGACGATAAGTACGGCGCGTTTGCGCGGGCAGCGGACTTACTGGGCGTGCTCGATGCGCTCGATCTCGAAGACCCGATCCTGTTCGGCCACTCCATGGGTGCCGATACGGTCACAAAGGCAGCATCTGATCAACCGGCCCGACCGCGAGCCGTCATCCTCGAAGATCCGGTCTGGATGCTCGAGGGAGTCAACGAAGTGATCGAGGAAGATCCGGGTGCGGATATCGCTGAGCAGATCGCGTGGTGGCGCGACCACAGCGTCGAAGAACTCCTCGAAGCCGATCCCATGTTCAGCGATCTCGCCGAGCGCGGACAGCCCGACCTCGCCCGCCGCGTGGCCGAAGCCAGACAACGGCTCCGACCCGAGATCGGCCGCGTGTCCGAGGGGGAATTTGTCGACCCCACCGAGACCTACGGCGACATCGAGGCACCGACGCTCATCCTGAAAGCCGACGCCGAGGAGGCCGAACGCGAGCGGGAACGCGAGATCGCGGACATCCTCCCGGACGGGCGCATCGTGCACGTCGAGAACGCCGGACACTGCGTCTTCTGGGACGAACGCGAGCGTGCGACCGAGGAGCTCCGGGCGTTCCTCGAGACGGTGTGA
- a CDS encoding DNA polymerase sliding clamp, with product MFNAIVSADTLRTALDSVSVLVEECKLRLEADGLEIRAVDPANVGMVDLTLSASAFESYETDGGVIGVNLSRLEDIAGMADSDQLIHLELDEETRKLEIAIDGLEYTLALIDPDSIRQEPDLPDLDLASEIVLEGRDVDRAVTASDMVSDHVALGVDETDELFYVDAEGDTDDVHLELGREDLIDLTAGPARSLFSLDYLKDMNKAIPNDAEVTMELGEEFPVKMHFDIAEGQGSVTYMLAPRVQSD from the coding sequence ATGTTCAACGCCATCGTGAGTGCGGACACGCTGCGGACGGCACTGGACTCCGTCAGCGTGCTGGTCGAGGAGTGTAAGCTGCGGCTCGAAGCAGACGGCCTCGAGATCCGGGCCGTCGACCCGGCCAACGTCGGCATGGTCGACCTGACGCTTTCGGCGTCGGCCTTCGAGTCCTACGAGACCGACGGCGGCGTCATCGGGGTCAACCTCTCGCGGCTCGAAGACATCGCCGGGATGGCCGATTCGGATCAACTCATCCACCTCGAACTCGACGAGGAGACACGCAAGCTCGAGATCGCCATCGACGGCCTCGAATATACGCTCGCGCTGATCGACCCCGACTCCATCCGTCAGGAGCCCGACCTGCCCGACCTAGACCTCGCCTCTGAGATCGTCCTCGAAGGCCGGGACGTCGATCGGGCAGTCACTGCCTCGGACATGGTCAGCGACCACGTCGCCCTCGGCGTCGACGAGACAGACGAGCTGTTCTACGTCGACGCGGAGGGTGACACCGACGACGTCCACCTCGAACTGGGTCGCGAGGACCTCATCGACCTGACCGCTGGTCCGGCCCGGTCGCTGTTCTCGCTGGACTATCTCAAGGACATGAACAAGGCGATCCCGAACGACGCCGAGGTCACGATGGAACTCGGCGAGGAGTTCCCCGTCAAGATGCACTTCGACATCGCCGAGGGACAGGGCTCGGTCACCTACATGCTCGCCCCCCGGGTCCAGAGCGACTAG
- a CDS encoding DUF7139 domain-containing protein, translated as MPSLGEAYDDARWGDRRPRQIHAGIAVFLAGALAVVVAITLVTTPLSDALGLDTVATYRVSGVIAGVGVPGTFLGVVAVLPSSRRQRLGVAIGTAVAAGGVALFWYAYPAHWTATQHSLAFHTAAVYFFGGALALWFVFATLANSHVRNDPHGTVRLRLTRQGESRVVEVSRDDYQRYAAAISDGGEDAQVIREIESKYDE; from the coding sequence ATGCCAAGCCTCGGCGAAGCCTACGACGATGCCCGCTGGGGTGATCGTCGCCCGCGCCAGATTCACGCCGGGATCGCGGTCTTTCTCGCTGGCGCGCTCGCCGTTGTCGTGGCGATCACCCTCGTCACGACCCCGCTTTCGGATGCGCTGGGGCTGGACACAGTGGCGACCTATCGCGTCAGCGGGGTCATCGCCGGCGTGGGCGTACCGGGGACGTTCCTGGGCGTCGTCGCCGTCTTGCCCTCGAGTCGGCGTCAGCGACTCGGGGTCGCGATCGGTACCGCGGTCGCCGCCGGCGGCGTCGCGCTGTTCTGGTACGCCTACCCCGCCCACTGGACGGCAACCCAGCACTCGCTGGCCTTCCATACCGCGGCCGTCTACTTCTTCGGCGGTGCGCTCGCGCTGTGGTTCGTTTTCGCCACGCTCGCAAACTCCCACGTCCGTAACGATCCCCACGGAACGGTTCGACTCCGCCTGACGCGGCAGGGTGAATCCCGGGTCGTCGAGGTGAGCCGGGACGACTATCAGCGATACGCGGCCGCCATCAGCGACGGCGGCGAGGATGCGCAGGTCATCCGCGAGATCGAGTCGAAATACGACGAGTGA
- the priL gene encoding DNA primase regulatory subunit PriL, giving the protein MESLHARYPFLDASRQAVEAADVDLATVVAQRGPAVDRGRERVESALFEGTVGDTHRRTRVELLSYPVARVIVSLIDQPALTHRYARAEAETAHDRFTAELAAGEFRSTDRQQLDLRTLLAEFELTGDVEAPGPGGLTDADRFAVDVGAYLALAAGERGESWRLVNRSLTDGQVPIDRGELLDLLRVAVEERILDGLPLAVPEPIADALAEDVAAVEERLDELDLTREIDTVVPELFPPCMTALLDQVQKGEHLPHHSRFAITSFLASIGMATDDIVDLYEVNPGFGEEMTRYQTDHIRGDTSPTEYSPPSCATMQSYGDCVNMDDLCEAISHPLSYYEAKLEDADEEEMIDWREREEADE; this is encoded by the coding sequence ATGGAGTCGCTTCACGCTCGGTATCCGTTTCTCGACGCGTCCAGGCAGGCCGTCGAGGCGGCCGACGTCGATCTCGCGACGGTCGTCGCCCAGCGCGGTCCGGCCGTCGACCGGGGGCGCGAGCGCGTGGAGTCGGCGTTGTTCGAGGGGACCGTCGGTGATACCCATCGCCGGACGCGCGTCGAGTTGCTCTCCTATCCGGTGGCCCGGGTCATCGTCTCGTTGATCGATCAGCCGGCGCTGACTCACCGCTACGCCCGAGCGGAGGCCGAAACGGCGCACGACCGATTCACCGCGGAACTCGCCGCGGGCGAGTTCCGGTCGACCGACCGACAGCAACTCGATCTACGGACGCTGCTCGCCGAGTTCGAGCTGACGGGAGACGTCGAAGCGCCCGGGCCCGGTGGACTGACGGACGCGGATCGCTTCGCGGTCGACGTCGGCGCGTACCTCGCTCTCGCGGCCGGCGAGCGCGGCGAGTCCTGGCGACTCGTCAACCGCTCGTTGACTGACGGCCAGGTACCCATCGACCGTGGGGAACTCCTGGACTTGCTCCGGGTGGCCGTCGAGGAACGGATCCTGGATGGGTTGCCACTCGCCGTGCCGGAACCGATCGCCGACGCGCTCGCCGAGGACGTCGCGGCCGTTGAGGAGCGACTGGACGAACTCGATCTGACCCGCGAGATCGACACGGTCGTTCCCGAATTGTTCCCGCCGTGTATGACTGCACTGCTCGATCAGGTCCAGAAGGGCGAACACCTCCCCCACCATTCGCGGTTCGCGATCACCTCGTTCCTGGCGTCGATCGGGATGGCGACCGACGACATCGTCGATCTCTACGAGGTCAATCCGGGCTTTGGGGAGGAAATGACCCGCTACCAGACCGATCACATCCGAGGGGACACGTCACCGACTGAGTACTCCCCGCCGTCGTGTGCGACCATGCAGTCCTACGGTGACTGTGTCAACATGGACGACCTCTGTGAGGCGATCTCTCACCCGTTGAGTTATTACGAGGCGAAACTCGAAGACGCCGACGAGGAAGAGATGATCGACTGGCGTGAGCGTGAGGAAGCCGACGAGTAA
- a CDS encoding DUF7472 family protein — MERQTVLEAAVSIIIVVGFIGVLAVLTTTYSTDGGIGPAGGYALVASLVGFIIVMSGAGLTLTRMDTEDVTSEDDTDGSDEGSSDPSA; from the coding sequence ATGGAGCGCCAAACCGTCCTGGAGGCCGCCGTGTCCATCATCATCGTCGTGGGATTCATCGGCGTACTGGCAGTGCTCACGACGACGTATTCGACCGACGGCGGTATCGGACCGGCTGGGGGATACGCACTGGTCGCCTCACTGGTCGGGTTCATCATCGTCATGTCCGGGGCGGGACTCACGCTCACGCGCATGGACACAGAAGACGTCACGTCCGAGGACGATACGGACGGCAGTGACGAGGGGTCCAGCGACCCCTCGGCCTGA
- the hjc gene encoding Holliday junction resolvase Hjc has translation MVGSNAKGDRRERELVNELDEAGFAVMRAPASGSATERELPDVLAGDGEDFYAIEAKSSAGDPIYLDGEEVEALLFFSRNFGARPRIGVRFDREAWYFFHPADLYTTDGGNYRVKHETALAEGTDFEELVGHSEKVRLDEVGDGGPDSATLDILDAFERGDLSREEAAKMLE, from the coding sequence ATGGTAGGATCGAACGCGAAAGGCGACCGCCGGGAGCGCGAACTCGTCAACGAACTCGACGAGGCGGGCTTCGCCGTGATGCGTGCGCCCGCGAGCGGGTCGGCCACCGAGCGCGAACTCCCGGACGTGCTGGCTGGCGACGGTGAGGACTTCTACGCGATCGAAGCCAAGTCCAGCGCCGGCGACCCGATCTATCTCGACGGTGAGGAGGTCGAGGCACTGCTGTTCTTCTCGCGGAACTTCGGCGCGCGCCCACGGATCGGCGTCCGGTTCGACCGCGAGGCGTGGTACTTCTTCCACCCGGCCGACCTCTATACGACCGACGGCGGTAACTACCGCGTCAAACACGAGACGGCACTCGCCGAGGGAACTGACTTCGAAGAACTCGTCGGTCACTCCGAGAAGGTCCGCCTCGACGAAGTCGGCGACGGCGGCCCGGATTCGGCGACCCTCGACATCCTCGACGCCTTCGAGCGCGGCGACCTCTCCCGGGAGGAAGCCGCCAAAATGCTGGAGTGA
- a CDS encoding ATP-binding cassette domain-containing protein, with product MKPIELTDVEKSYGEATSLEAISLSFEPGWHIVLGPNGAGKTTLFRLLLGLTDPDAGQLSIPDGSVGCSFQEPQVYEGLTVRENLETFGEIAGASTDWLETLLERCGLTRMAHRPAGALSAGFRSRLDVALAFVNRPDIVLLDEPLADVDDEYVGRLREFFLEYAGPDRLFVVATHHHDRFIEIADTVTILADGRVQWTGDPATAPAHDGEITELYRDSIRTDET from the coding sequence ATGAAGCCGATCGAACTCACGGACGTCGAGAAGTCCTACGGCGAGGCAACGTCCCTCGAAGCGATCTCGCTGTCGTTCGAGCCGGGATGGCACATCGTCCTCGGACCCAACGGCGCGGGCAAGACGACCCTGTTTCGTCTCCTGCTCGGGTTGACGGACCCCGATGCCGGACAGCTGTCGATCCCCGACGGCTCCGTCGGCTGTAGCTTCCAGGAACCGCAGGTGTACGAGGGGCTCACGGTCCGGGAGAACCTCGAAACCTTCGGGGAGATCGCCGGGGCGTCGACGGACTGGCTCGAAACGCTACTCGAGCGGTGTGGATTGACCCGGATGGCCCATCGACCCGCCGGGGCCCTCTCCGCGGGATTTCGGTCCCGACTCGACGTCGCCCTGGCGTTCGTGAATCGACCGGATATCGTCCTGCTCGACGAACCGCTCGCGGACGTCGACGACGAGTACGTCGGTCGACTCCGGGAGTTCTTCCTCGAGTATGCCGGACCGGACCGGCTGTTCGTCGTCGCGACCCACCACCACGACCGGTTCATCGAGATTGCGGACACGGTGACGATTCTGGCCGATGGACGCGTCCAGTGGACGGGCGATCCAGCGACGGCACCCGCTCACGACGGGGAGATCACGGAACTGTATCGTGACTCGATCAGGACCGACGAGACCTAA
- a CDS encoding ABC transporter permease — MRGIGPLLRKDIAWGKHRLLALVVLFVLVPAVVAGGTLFFEHTLPENSPVAITPTDEDVTEADLDVVRGGVAFVSDPKIVDSRDAAFSQLRREQVYAVIEVPPGITDTDGSATIDISVHGSVTIYRMPSQVLGTMLSDSLDEMLPADITGERHVIGDRKSLSEYLLPTMAMLVVMLVAFAYVPAVLAREAQVFDRLRLDSSLHRLVVAKLVFVTGLVLVSLGVIYLVGRLLGYGLQPPSVVAVGVLVLSFMGLSGLSISISFATDFSDAGRVLNVVCFFVLVVLSNLAYPAGFFSPLSKFVARHNPLHYAMIVVRSELLRAVPARVYAPWIAAVAVVAGLSLSGMWLTIETYKRGH, encoded by the coding sequence ATGAGGGGCATCGGTCCGCTGCTCCGGAAGGACATCGCCTGGGGAAAACACCGCCTCCTCGCGCTCGTGGTGCTGTTCGTCCTCGTCCCGGCCGTCGTGGCCGGCGGGACGCTGTTCTTCGAGCACACCCTGCCAGAGAACTCCCCGGTTGCGATCACGCCGACGGACGAGGACGTGACCGAGGCGGACCTCGACGTGGTCCGGGGCGGCGTCGCGTTCGTCTCCGATCCGAAAATCGTCGACTCACGCGACGCGGCCTTTTCCCAGCTCCGTCGTGAGCAGGTCTATGCCGTCATCGAGGTTCCCCCTGGGATCACCGACACCGACGGTTCGGCGACGATCGACATCTCCGTCCACGGAAGCGTCACCATCTATCGCATGCCGTCCCAGGTGCTCGGAACCATGCTATCGGATTCGCTCGACGAAATGCTCCCGGCGGATATCACGGGCGAGCGACACGTCATCGGCGACCGGAAGAGTCTCTCGGAGTATCTCCTGCCGACGATGGCCATGCTCGTGGTCATGCTGGTGGCGTTCGCGTACGTCCCTGCCGTGCTCGCCAGAGAGGCCCAGGTGTTCGATCGCCTCCGGCTGGACAGTTCACTCCATCGGCTGGTGGTCGCGAAACTCGTCTTCGTCACGGGGCTGGTCCTCGTGAGTCTGGGCGTTATCTACCTCGTCGGCCGACTCCTGGGCTACGGCCTCCAGCCGCCATCGGTCGTTGCCGTCGGCGTATTGGTGCTGTCGTTTATGGGCCTCTCGGGGCTGAGTATCTCGATCTCGTTCGCGACTGACTTCAGCGACGCCGGGCGCGTCCTGAACGTCGTCTGCTTTTTCGTGTTGGTCGTGCTGTCGAACCTCGCGTATCCGGCCGGGTTTTTCTCCCCGCTGAGCAAGTTCGTCGCACGGCACAACCCACTCCACTACGCGATGATCGTCGTCCGGAGCGAACTCCTGCGGGCGGTTCCGGCCAGAGTGTACGCCCCCTGGATCGCCGCCGTTGCGGTCGTCGCGGGACTGTCACTGTCGGGAATGTGGCTCACGATCGAGACATACAAACGAGGACACTGA
- a CDS encoding universal stress protein, protein MYDQILLPVDEGTGNAEVLHHAGEIAHRFDAEIRLLHVADTDEYSVTLTDEGVVDGLVRRGEELVADLGETFETLGVEYSTDVVQGTPAATIVEYASEYDYDLLVMPTHAREGLSHFLLGSVTEKVVRLSDVPVLTARMTEEDTFAFPYERILLPTDSSEASRRAAEHGLDLAAAMDATVDVLSVVETAALGPDVRSNVTSGDFDQGAHEAVSDVAAMAEKRGVEASTHVETGSPDEEILSAVDEYDCQAVVMGTTGRRGVDRILLGSVAEKTVRSAPVPVVTVREE, encoded by the coding sequence ATGTACGACCAGATCCTCCTCCCGGTCGACGAAGGGACAGGGAACGCCGAGGTACTCCACCACGCGGGCGAGATCGCCCACCGCTTCGACGCCGAGATCCGGCTGTTGCACGTCGCCGACACTGACGAATATAGCGTGACGCTCACCGACGAGGGGGTCGTCGACGGCCTCGTCCGCCGTGGCGAGGAACTCGTCGCCGACCTGGGCGAGACCTTCGAGACCCTCGGCGTCGAGTACAGTACCGACGTCGTTCAGGGAACGCCGGCCGCGACGATCGTCGAGTACGCGAGCGAATACGACTACGACCTGCTCGTGATGCCGACCCACGCCCGCGAGGGGCTGTCGCACTTCCTGCTCGGCAGCGTCACCGAGAAAGTGGTGCGACTCTCAGACGTCCCGGTGCTCACCGCCCGGATGACCGAGGAGGACACGTTCGCGTTCCCCTACGAGCGCATCCTGCTCCCGACCGACAGCAGCGAGGCGTCGCGTCGCGCCGCCGAGCACGGCCTCGACCTCGCGGCGGCCATGGACGCGACGGTCGACGTGCTCTCGGTGGTCGAGACCGCCGCACTCGGGCCGGACGTGCGTTCGAACGTCACCAGCGGCGACTTCGACCAGGGTGCCCACGAGGCGGTCTCGGACGTGGCCGCCATGGCCGAAAAGCGGGGCGTCGAGGCGAGCACACACGTCGAGACCGGGTCGCCCGACGAGGAGATCCTCTCGGCCGTCGACGAGTACGACTGCCAGGCCGTCGTGATGGGCACGACCGGCCGCCGCGGCGTCGATCGGATCCTGCTGGGCAGCGTCGCCGAGAAGACCGTCCGGTCCGCGCCGGTGCCGGTCGTGACCGTGCGTGAGGAGTGA